The nucleotide window agtcGATACGGGTGCAACAATAAGCGTGTTAACCAAAGAAGTaatcgatttaataataaaacgtaacCCCAGAATAGCAATACTACCAGTAAGTGGGATACGCATTAGCAACGCCGTGGGAAAACAAATATGTAAAGCATCCAGACAAATATTATGCGAATGTCAGATAGGAACCGAAACCGTACATGCAGGATTTGTACAAGTAGAAAACCTTAATGAAAAAGGAATCCTGGGTGCGGACATTCTACATCAATACCATGCACAAATAAACTTTGATAACAAAACTATACAATGGGACctggataaaaatatacaagtaacaCCATTTGCTAATACAGCACCAAGAAAAGTGATAGAATcagaacaaattaaaaatatagaaattattgaaGAATCGGTCGATGATATACCAGTATCACCACAAGAAGATCAGTTGACAGGACTCCTTCAGAGATATGACCATATATTTTCAACGGATCCAGGTCTAATAAAAGAATATCAATGTCAAATACAAGTTACACCAGGAGAACCGATACACCAAAGACCATATCCTATACCTATgtccaaaattaaaaagatggACGAAGAGATTCAGAGGATGGTCAAGCTAGGAATCATAGAAAAATCTGCATCACCCTGGTCATCACCCATTGTTGGCgtagaaaagaaaaatggtGATGTCCGAATATGTCTAGACGCgcggaaaataaataaaagaataattccTGATAGAGAAAGTCCTATGAACATAGACGAAATACTACTGAAATTTCAAGGAGCGAAATATCTGAGTTCTATTGACCTCACGGCCGGGTATTGGCAATGTCCGTTGAAACCAGAATGTAGGGAGATAACAGCATTTCTATACAAAGTGCGAAATTTCCAATTTAAGGTTCTACCTTTCGGATTAATTAACTCGGTAgctgaatttcaaaaaatgttagatAAAGTATTAGGTACAGAAGTATTACAGTTTACAGCCATCTATGTGGATGACCTGCACATTATGTCGAAAACATATGAAGAACATATACAACACCTAGAATTAATATTCCAAAGATTGGAAACATTCAatgtaactattaataaaagtaaatcgtattttttacgaaaccaaattatatttttaggacATGTTATATCAGAGAAAGGTATATCCATGGATCCGGATAAAATACAAGCTATACAGAACTTTCAACCACCAAAAAATCGGAAACAAGTTCAATCCTTTTTAGGCTTCATAAATTTCTATCGCAGATATATTAGAGATATGTCCAAATACACTTCTGTCCTCAACCAACTGATcaagaaaaatgtaatgtgGACATGGGGACCAGAACAAAACCAAACCTTCGaagaaattaagaaaatttttttagaagatATCATAATTGAATATCCAGATTTCAATGAAGACTTTTACATATCAACGGATGCATCTAATACACATATCGGGGCAGAATTATACCAAACAGATAAAGAAGGCCGACACAGAACATTGGGATTCACCAGCAGAACCTTAAACACTGCCGAACGGAGGTATTTTACAACAGAATTAGAATTATTAGCCATTGTTTACGCTTGTAAAAAATACCGCAATTACATCTTAGGATATAAAGTACATATCTTAACAGATCACAAAGCACTTACTTTCTTACAAAGTTGTCAACTACTAAATGCCAGATTGACCAGATGGTCAATAAAATTACAGGAGttcgatttaaatattcaacacATATCCGGCAAGGAAAACATAGGGGCCGATATGCTTACTAGGTACCCACAATCACCTGAAGAATCCGAAAGGAAGGGATATCaagaaatatgtattaacaaaCTAATGCTGGACAATTACAGCCGCACAGTAGTACAGCAATTTCAGAATATCGAGACGTTGCAACAACAGGATGAAAAGTTACACAGAATCATGCAACAAATTAAAGCAGGAAAATATCCACACTACAAAATATACCACAATCTATTATTCTACGTCGACAAAACAGGAAAATACCGAGTGATGATACCAAATGTTATGActaccaatattatacaagaaaCACACGAACAATATGGTCATTTCGGAGctagtaaaatatatcacttattacgatttaattatcaattttcacacatgtacaaaacaataaaaaaaatcattagccGATGTGATATATGTCAAAAGAGTAAAATAACGAACCAACTATTAAGAGGGCCCATTATTAGCAACATACCGGAGCGGCCTAAGCAAATGGTGTCTTTGGACCTTATGGGACCATTACCTAGGGGACAGTTaggagtaaaatatatattagcatTGGTAGATATATTCTccaaacacattaaaatatacgctATTAGAAGAGCtacaactaatataatattaaacaagatAAAGAATGAATATATACCAGAATGTGGCAATATAGAAAGCATCCTCACCGACAACGTACACACAATTCCAAAACAAGAAATGGCAACAAGAATTGACAAAGTTGAGGATAAAACACCAGTATACTACCACATATCATCCCGAAAGTAATCCTATCGAGCGCTATAATAGGAAATCGGACGAATACTAAGAACATACTGCCATAAAAAACATACTACATGGAGCAAATATCTTCAGAAGATAGAGTTTTGGTTGAATAACACGATCAATAGTTCCACCGGATATACTCCATACGAGATACTTAGGGGACAAAAACAACCCCTGAATATCgataaatttatagatttcCCAACACAGCCAGTTAATAGTAGTCACAAAGTAATAATAGAACTCGCAAGAaagaaaatgacaaaaatGGCGGAATATCGGAACCAATACAAGGACAAGGGAAAAAGGTTCATTGAATATAAGCCCAACCAATGGATATTAATCAGAGAACACAGATTATCAAATGCCGAAGACAAGGAAATATCTAAATTCTTCCTACTATATCGAGGTCCATATCGAATCACGGAggtaaacaacaataataccaTCACTATAGTCGACGAAACCGGATTGGAAAGCacacataatatgaaaaacgtGAAACCATACACACCACCAGACCCAGGGAAAATTCCTGGCAAATCAATCTcccaataatatacatgtttcATCTGTCTTATTTGTGGTGTCTGTGGAACTACcatgtaaataatgtacatagtCTATATCCTTTTTATATCCCTCCACAGAACAACAAATATGCAGGACTTCCGTATCAAAAAGAAACGGATTGCCCatatagaaaagaaaaatcaagCCAAGCCAGGCAAGCCGAACCAAGTTTATAGAGAAAAGATGTCTCTACTATTTGGAAACGAACACTTGACGAGTGATGAGGAAGAGATGTCCCGTCCCCaacatcaaattattaataaaatagaagtaAGTCCAGATCAGGAAAGAGCCATACAAAGAGCACACGCTCAACTACTACGCCTTCAGCAAGCTAAAATTACTAAGTATTCTCTCGAATCCAATTTTGAGATACCCGAGGAGATAACACCTATCAAGCTAGAGTCAAAACCCGAAATAATCATTCCTACCAATACGTCCACATCCGAAAAGAAGTTAACCCGAGAAGAAAAGAAGAAATTATGGTATCAGAAGAATAAGAAAAAGAAGAATCTGACCAACGACAAACCACACTAGagtttttaatcttatttcaTTCAACACAAAAAACAACATTACACTTTTGTGTATCACAttcaagaaaattaaaaaaggggACTGTAAAGGATATATGCCCCGACCTCTAGGGGTCAATCCAACAATTAAATACACGCGCGAACATTACACGACAACCAGACCAAACGCAACATAGAGCGCGTAATTGAACCACACCTTTCAACTgagataaatgtattcaaataatgCAAATTTCAACATGTTTTTCTCATATCAGCAagctatataacattaatatatcaatatatcgaCTAGTAACACTTATTGGAACAGCAAAAGATTCACCATCACGAGCCAAAGTGCCAGGAAAACCGAAGTGCGCAATCGGTCATTCTAGACGTATGCCATTATCACATATAGGCATATAAGGGCGTCAAATGTGACAACACGGTACCTTCCAGTCTGCGGTATAGTCAAGCTATATGTATACGACGATATCTATTACGCTGAAAGACCCACTCCTGGCACCGTAGTCGGACGAATATTCCTGGCACCAATCAGTTGGAGTTAATATTCGTCCACTCGGAGTTAAGGTGTGATTCCTTAGGATGCGATTGTAGACGCGCGACTCGTGCGGCTGACGCAGTGCGACCGAAATTTCGGCCGCACGGTACTGGTTTGTCCATTTTCATATTGTTTAGTTTCCCTACAACCGCCGTAGCCGCGCGCGACAATCGCATACGACTGACGACGCGCGACTGCGACCGCTCTGGAGGCAGTCAAAACGCATCAGCCGCGCGACTGATGACCACTCAacttttttttcgatattgtacgttttgcaattttttttaaaaaaatgtcctcgaaaatttcattttctttGGAAGAAAACACGGTTTTAGCTGAATGTGTAAGTCAACATCCATGCTTGTTCGACTTAAAACACCCAGAATATAAAGACCTACAGGTGAGGGAAAATGTTTGGAAGGAGATATCatctgttttaaaaacaaaaagtggtaagtggtattttttttttttttgctaaatcaatttataatatatttgttataatattataaaataggtaaattgattaaattgatttaagcagtataaaataataaatgtttaattaacattaaaataaaataataataatcatttaatatcaattagtgaataaaataatgtcattaACATAActcgtattaatataataatatgtacattataaaaacataagtaaaaattagttgtcttttttttgtgtttggtGGTCTTGCCATGGAACAGCTCCTTCTTcgctattgaaaattttttaaattcatcttACCAAAAATCCTTCAAAATTAGCATACCCACCTGATCGAACAAGAGCCATCATGTTTTGTGTAGGTGCAGTTTCATTAtggtcaaaattataataatatttagaagtaTTTTCTATGTATCTACTCCTAAGTAGATTATGGAGGCAGCAAGCTGTTAGTACTAGGTGGTCAGTAGTTTCCGTTTTTAAAGCGATAGGAGTATAAAATACTCTAAATATTTGACTCAAGAGTCCAAAACTATTTTCCGCAGTTCTTCTTGCTCTAGACAAACgatagttaaaaatagttttttcgtAGTCTTTTCGAGCTTCTCCACGTGTGTATGGTCGCATCATATGTGTCTCCAGACGAAACGCTTCGTCCCCAACATGAACATATGGCAAAGTTTGACTCGAAGTAGGAAGTTTTTCATTTGGAGGAAAGTAATTTCCCtgtttaattaacatatacaAACTTGATCTTGAAAATATCCCACTATCGCCTTCTTTACCATACGAACCAATATCgacgtaaataaatttacagtttGCATCAACTATAGCTAgtaaaacaatagaaaaaaagtctttgtagttgaaaaataatgtaccaCTCTTTCCTGGACAAAATATTCGTATATGTTTCCCATCGATTGAACCTACACAATTGGGAAAATTCCATTTTTCCCAAAAATCACGAGCAATTTGAATCAAATCTTCTTTCGATggagattttaataatataccaggCAATCGTAAGCTTAAACTTTTTAAGACCAACTGTATAATACGAGTTATATAACTCTGAGATATTCGAAATGCAAATCCTAAAGATCGTAATGATTCTCCTGTAGCCATATatctgttaaaattaaaacaatccattaattatataattacagaatatataaatatgaagtaGTATTGCCATAAGATTGtctgatttacattttttccatattattctacggtctaaatttaaatataggtacacaaataaatacttgattttataaaatatgaatatacgaTGTATATCATGTAGGAAATTCCTAAATACAATTCATtgtatgacaaaaataaataattaattttataaataatatacctagtattaGGTATTACACTCACTAATCGAACATAATGCAtgaaagacaaaaataaatatgacattttacattttatatggaAAGTTTTCTTGTCTTGACGataaacaatgtatataaataatatatataaaaggaaattaacgtaataataaattatggaataagacaataaaaatgtgtgtttttttttttttttactcgcactggatattaatttagtttttcatCGACATTTTTTGGTTGTCGTATAGTTGATGATTGCAAAAAGCGTTGGCGTAACATAAAAGATACgtacaatagaaaaaaaagaagcagAAATTTGGGTACTGGATCAGCTGCAAAAAATAAGCCCACCAAGTGGCAGCTCGCTGATATTTTATCTTTCCTTGACGTGGCAGCTTATGAAAGACCGTAAGATATTTTTTCACCGAGCTTATCTAGCTAGGTGCAAAGggattgataaataataaaaattattatttacaggaGTGTgtctaacatattattaaatgaagaagATATAGACGAAGACGATCACACTGATGCTGCTAACGaaacagaaatatttaatgataatatgctGAGTGAAAAAAACGTTGAGGAAAATGAACCACAGCCATCATCTTTGATGCTTGAACATGAAACCACCAAACAAAAACTGACCGCTgattcaaaaacaaacaaaaaagtgAAGCGAAGTGATGCCTTAATAGaagttttaaacaaaagaAGCCAAGAAAGGAACAAGTTGATGGAAGAACTGACAAAAATTGAAGACGACGATCCTATCGACgccttttttaaaagtatggcGTTAacagtaaaacaattttctccAGACTTAAAAGTAAAAGCAAAATTGGATATATTACGTATTGTTAGTGAACTAGagctaaaaaataatcatcaaaAAGATAATATGCCAGCTTCTCAAGTTCCAACTCGGCCTTCTACAAGTTATGAATTTCCAAAATCTGTGCATCTTTGTCCTCCAGAAAACCGATTTGAAAATTCATACCTCGGTATAGGAGATTATTCCACATCAACATCATTAGATAGTGAATATACGGATCTATCCGGTGATTATTGGCCTCAATCATCAAATAATTGAGATTATACCAAAccagtaatttgtttttaatgttggtatttttaatataatacaataaggtattgatttgttttgtttattttattattttgtattgttttcgaaaatttttaaaaatttaacttttgtttaattacataaaaaaatgttgttttttgtttatttattacatacattaatattttttgtttttatttattattacaagttGTATGATGCGttgtcattaaaacattatttttttgttttgtattttttaattttaattatttgtaggaAATGTTATGAAGTGCATACATTTCCATAAATGTGATTATAcatcatttatataacatgttgtttaaaaaaaagggtTTATTTCTGatggaataataattgaatcttACCTTAatgtaattgataatttttcggCTGGTGTAATGGGCTGTCTGACACGATTGCTAGGATTGGTTTTGATAtcatcaacaataatatttaaaacataattaaattgatcgTAACTCAATCGAAAAAATTCTCTAAATTTTTGTTCATctttaaacaaatgtttttcaattaaaatgctataaaaCCCTTCAATTTTTCTAGTGAGAAACAAATCGTGGGTTTTTTtcgtgttatatattttaatggcatGTTCGAGTATTGTTTCTTCTTCGTTGATCTCTTCTAAAAGAAGTAGTTTGatgagcattttttttttttgacttcgTAACATGtctggttttataataaaaaatatttcactagtATGTATTACGTAGCACTTGTTAACTGATCACACGTGCTTGGACGAATGTTGGACTATCCGGCAGCCGAGCGTCTCGTGCGTCAACATTTGTATTGTAGGGAATCCGTCATTGAGCCGTGCGGCTGGTGCGGCCGAAATTTCGGTCGCACTGCGTCAGCCGCACGAGTCGCGCGTCTACAATCGCATCCTAAGGAATCACACCTTTAGTGGGTCCGACCAGTGAGCATAGTATACTGTTCGATACATATAGCAAGACACAATCGCCGCAACCAGCCGCCGCCACAACTAGCCGCAGCCGCCGCAACTAGCCGCAACCACTACTCACTGCCGCCGCAGCAACTAGCCGCCGCCGCAACCACTACTCACCGCCACCGCAGCAACTAGCCGCCGCCGCAGCAACAAGCCGCCACAGCAACTCGCCGTCGCCGCAACCACCACCCGCCGCTGCAACCAGTCGCAACAGACGCAACTATTATTGTCACCACTACCACAAGGCACTACTGTCATCCTTAGTTCTCATAACTGAAAATCCTCGTGAGTAATATTAGAAACCACCTatactttcatattatattcaaaactatattcaatttatattcaaatgtcatattgttattatattcaatttatattcatgttTAATTATCTGTATTACTATATGATCATCTATATATGTTTTgtcgaaacaata belongs to Aphis gossypii isolate Hap1 unplaced genomic scaffold, ASM2018417v2 Contig00531, whole genome shotgun sequence and includes:
- the LOC126554515 gene encoding uncharacterized protein LOC126554515 — its product is MSSKISFSLEENTVLAECVSQHPCLFDLKHPEYKDLQVRENVWKEISSVLKTKSVDDCKKRWRNIKDTYNRKKRSRNLGTGSAAKNKPTKWQLADILSFLDVAAYERPSVSNILLNEEDIDEDDHTDAANETEIFNDNMLSEKNVEENEPQPSSLMLEHETTKQKLTADSKTNKKVKRSDALIEVLNKRSQERNKLMEELTKIEDDDPIDAFFKSMALTVKQFSPDLKVKAKLDILRIVSELELKNNHQKDNMPASQVPTRPSTSYEFPKSVHLCPPENRFENSYLGIGDYSTSTSLDSEYTDLSGDYWPQSSNN